In Pseudomonas fluorescens, one genomic interval encodes:
- the lptF gene encoding LPS export ABC transporter permease LptF encodes MIVFRYLSREVMLTLSAVSAVLLVIIMSGRFIKYLAQAAAGQLDPGSLFLIMGYRLPGFMQLILPLGLFLGILLAYGRLYLESEMTVLSATGMSQQRLLRMTLFPATLVALVVAWLSLSLAPQGANQFQLLLNKQDALTEFDTLEPGRFQALRDGTRVTYTESLTDDRVNLGGVFISQKNLGSDQKDRGISVLVAEKGRQEVHSDGNRYLILHNGYRYDGSPGQADYRAIKYDTYGVLLPKPDASDEVTDRDAIPTSTLLGADDERSKAELQWRISLPLLVFIVTLMAVPLSRVNPRQGRFLKLLPAILLYMAYLTILIAARGALEKGKIPAALGLWWVHGIFLVIGLGLLYWEPLRLKLASRRSAALEVARG; translated from the coding sequence TTGATCGTCTTCCGTTATCTGTCCCGTGAAGTGATGTTGACCCTGAGCGCCGTCAGCGCCGTGCTGCTGGTCATCATCATGAGCGGTCGCTTCATCAAATACCTTGCCCAGGCCGCTGCGGGCCAACTCGATCCGGGATCGCTGTTCCTGATCATGGGTTACCGTCTGCCGGGTTTCATGCAACTGATCCTGCCGTTGGGTCTGTTTCTCGGGATCCTGCTGGCTTACGGCCGGCTGTACCTCGAAAGCGAAATGACCGTGCTCTCGGCCACCGGCATGAGTCAGCAGCGTCTGCTGCGCATGACTCTGTTCCCGGCGACGCTGGTGGCACTGGTGGTGGCGTGGCTGAGCCTGAGTCTGGCCCCGCAGGGCGCCAACCAGTTCCAGCTGCTGCTGAACAAGCAGGACGCCCTGACCGAATTCGATACCCTCGAACCTGGCCGTTTCCAGGCGTTGCGTGACGGCACTCGGGTGACCTACACCGAAAGCCTGACCGACGATCGCGTCAACCTCGGTGGCGTGTTCATCTCGCAGAAAAACCTCGGCTCCGATCAGAAGGACCGCGGGATTTCCGTGCTGGTGGCCGAAAAAGGCCGCCAGGAAGTTCACTCGGACGGCAACCGCTATCTGATCCTGCACAACGGCTATCGCTATGACGGCAGCCCGGGTCAGGCCGATTACCGCGCGATCAAATACGACACCTACGGCGTATTGCTGCCAAAACCGGATGCCAGTGACGAAGTCACCGACCGTGACGCGATCCCGACTTCGACCCTGCTGGGCGCCGACGACGAGCGTTCCAAGGCCGAACTGCAATGGCGGATTTCCCTGCCGTTGCTGGTGTTCATCGTGACCCTGATGGCGGTGCCGCTGTCGCGGGTCAATCCGCGTCAGGGCCGTTTCCTGAAGCTGCTGCCGGCGATTCTTCTTTATATGGCTTACCTGACCATCCTGATTGCCGCCCGCGGCGCCCTCGAAAAAGGCAAGATTCCAGCTGCGCTGGGACTGTGGTGGGTGCACGGGATATTCCTGGTCATCGGTCTCGGCCTGCTGTACTGGGAGCCGTTGCGCCTGAAGCTGGCCAGCCGTCGCAGCGCTGCGCTGGAGGTGGCCCGTGGTTAA
- the lptG gene encoding LPS export ABC transporter permease LptG: MVKLDRYIGSSVFVAIIAVLAIILGLATLFAFIDEMSDVSDTYTLTDVLSFVLLTAPRRLYEMLPMAALIGCLIGLGSLASSSELTVMRAAGVSIGRIVWAVMKPMLVLMLAGVLIGEYVAPATESMAQANRSLAQGSGDAQSAKHGMWHRQGEEFIHINAVQPDGLLYGVTRYHFDKERHLLSSSFAKRAEFDGKRWLLSDVTTTVFHERSTEVVNAPSEEWDVSLSPQLLNTVVMAPESLSISGLWGYIHYLADQGLSNGRYWLAFWVKVLQPLVTAALVLMAISFIFGPLRSVTLGQRVFTGVLVGFTFRIVQDLLGPSSLVFGFSPLFAVLVPATVCALAGVWLLRRAG, from the coding sequence GTGGTTAAACTCGACCGCTACATCGGCAGCAGCGTATTCGTGGCGATCATCGCCGTGCTGGCGATCATTCTGGGTCTGGCGACCCTGTTTGCCTTCATCGACGAGATGAGCGACGTCAGCGATACCTACACGCTGACCGATGTGCTGAGCTTCGTCCTGCTCACCGCGCCGCGTCGCCTGTACGAAATGCTGCCGATGGCCGCGCTGATCGGCTGTCTGATCGGCCTCGGCAGTCTGGCCAGCAGCAGCGAACTGACGGTCATGCGTGCCGCAGGTGTGTCCATCGGGCGCATCGTCTGGGCCGTCATGAAGCCAATGCTGGTGCTGATGCTGGCTGGCGTGCTGATCGGCGAATACGTGGCCCCGGCCACCGAAAGCATGGCCCAGGCCAATCGCTCGTTGGCGCAAGGCAGCGGCGACGCGCAGAGCGCCAAGCACGGCATGTGGCACCGTCAGGGTGAGGAATTCATCCATATCAACGCCGTGCAACCCGACGGCCTGTTGTATGGGGTGACCCGCTATCACTTCGACAAAGAGCGCCACCTGCTCAGCTCCAGCTTCGCCAAGCGTGCGGAGTTCGACGGCAAGCGCTGGCTGCTCAGCGACGTGACCACCACGGTCTTCCACGAGCGCAGCACCGAAGTGGTGAATGCGCCGAGCGAGGAGTGGGACGTATCGCTGAGCCCGCAATTGCTCAACACGGTGGTGATGGCGCCTGAGTCGCTGTCGATTTCCGGTCTGTGGGGCTACATCCACTACCTGGCGGATCAAGGCCTGAGCAATGGCCGCTATTGGCTGGCATTTTGGGTCAAGGTGTTGCAGCCGCTGGTCACCGCCGCGCTGGTGCTGATGGCGATCTCCTTCATCTTCGGTCCGTTGCGCTCGGTCACCCTCGGTCAGCGAGTGTTCACCGGTGTGCTGGTGGGCTTCACCTTCCGCATCGTCCAGGATCTGCTTGGCCCATCGAGCCTGGTGTTCGGTTTCTCGCCGCTGTTCGCGGTGCTGGTGCCAGCCACGGTCTGTGCGCTGGCGGGTGTGTGGTTGCTGCGACGGGCCGGCTGA
- the lepA gene encoding translation elongation factor 4, translating into MSDLSHIRNFSIIAHIDHGKSTLADRFIQMCGGLAEREMEAQVLDSMDLERERGITIKAHSVTLYYKAKDGVTYQLNFIDTPGHVDFTYEVSRSLAACEGALLVVDAGQGVEAQSVANCYTAIEQGLEVMPVLNKIDLPQAEPDRVKDEIEKIIGIDATDAVTCSAKTGLGVDEVLERLVATIPAPTGNIEDPLQALIIDSWFDNYLGVVSLVRVRHGRVKKGDKILVKSTGKIHLVDSVGVFNPKHTATADLKAGEVGFIIASIKDIHGAPVGDTLTLSSTPDVPVLPGFKRIQPQVYAGLFPVSSDDFEDFREALQKLTLNDSSLQYTPESSDALGFGFRCGFLGMLHMEIIQERLEREYDLDLITTAPTVIFELVLKTGETIYVDNPSKLPDVSAIEDMREPIVRANILVPQEHLGNVITLCIEKRGVQVDMLFLGNQVQVTYDLPMNEVVLDFFDRLKSTSRGYASLDYHFDRYQSANLVKLDVLINGDKVDALALIVHRDNSHFKGRQLTEKMKELIPRQMFDVAIQAAIGGQIVARTTVKALRKNVLAKCYGGDVSRKKKLLEKQKAGKKRMKQVGNVEIPQEAFLAVLRLE; encoded by the coding sequence GTGAGTGATTTGAGTCATATCCGCAATTTCTCCATCATCGCCCACATTGACCATGGCAAGTCGACGCTGGCTGACCGTTTCATCCAGATGTGCGGTGGCCTGGCCGAGCGTGAAATGGAAGCCCAGGTACTGGATTCCATGGATCTGGAGCGCGAACGCGGGATCACCATCAAGGCCCACAGCGTTACCCTCTATTACAAAGCCAAAGATGGCGTCACCTACCAGCTGAACTTCATTGACACCCCGGGCCACGTCGACTTCACCTACGAAGTCAGCCGTTCCCTGGCCGCGTGTGAAGGGGCGTTGCTGGTGGTCGATGCCGGTCAGGGTGTTGAAGCCCAGTCCGTGGCCAACTGCTACACCGCCATCGAGCAAGGCCTCGAGGTCATGCCGGTGCTGAACAAGATCGACCTGCCACAGGCCGAGCCGGACCGCGTCAAGGACGAGATCGAGAAGATCATCGGCATCGACGCCACCGACGCCGTCACCTGCAGCGCCAAGACCGGCCTGGGTGTCGACGAAGTGCTCGAGCGTCTGGTCGCGACCATTCCTGCGCCGACCGGCAACATCGAAGATCCGCTGCAAGCGCTGATCATCGACTCCTGGTTCGACAACTACCTGGGCGTTGTCTCCCTGGTGCGCGTGCGTCATGGCCGCGTGAAGAAGGGCGACAAGATCCTGGTGAAATCCACCGGCAAGATCCACCTGGTCGACAGCGTTGGTGTATTCAATCCGAAGCACACTGCTACCGCTGACCTCAAGGCTGGCGAAGTGGGCTTCATCATCGCCAGCATCAAGGACATTCACGGTGCACCGGTCGGTGACACCCTGACCCTGAGCTCGACTCCAGATGTACCGGTACTGCCCGGCTTCAAACGCATCCAGCCACAGGTTTACGCCGGTCTGTTCCCGGTCAGCTCCGACGACTTCGAGGACTTCCGCGAAGCGCTGCAGAAACTGACCCTGAACGACTCGTCGCTGCAGTACACCCCGGAAAGCTCCGACGCACTGGGCTTCGGCTTCCGTTGCGGGTTCCTCGGCATGCTGCACATGGAGATCATCCAGGAGCGCCTCGAGCGCGAATACGACCTGGATCTGATCACCACCGCGCCAACGGTAATTTTCGAGCTGGTGCTGAAAACCGGTGAAACGATTTACGTCGACAACCCGTCCAAACTTCCGGATGTGTCGGCCATCGAAGACATGCGCGAGCCAATCGTGCGCGCCAACATCCTGGTTCCGCAGGAACACCTGGGCAACGTCATCACCCTGTGCATCGAGAAGCGCGGCGTACAGGTTGACATGCTGTTCCTCGGCAATCAGGTGCAGGTCACTTACGACCTGCCGATGAACGAAGTGGTCCTGGACTTCTTCGACCGTCTCAAATCCACCAGCCGCGGCTATGCTTCGCTGGATTACCATTTCGATCGTTACCAATCGGCTAATCTGGTGAAACTGGACGTGCTGATCAACGGTGACAAGGTCGACGCCCTGGCGTTGATCGTGCACCGTGACAATTCGCACTTCAAAGGTCGCCAGTTGACCGAGAAGATGAAAGAACTGATTCCTCGTCAGATGTTCGACGTGGCCATCCAGGCGGCCATTGGCGGTCAGATCGTCGCCCGGACCACCGTCAAGGCACTCAGAAAGAACGTATTGGCCAAATGCTACGGCGGTGACGTAAGCCGTAAGAAAAAGCTGCTTGAAAAGCAAAAGGCCGGTAAGAAACGCATGAAGCAGGTCGGCAACGTGGAAATTCCACAAGAAGCCTTCCTTGCCGTGCTCAGGTTGGAATAG
- the lepB gene encoding signal peptidase I, producing the protein MSLNFPLLLVIAVLVCGLLALLDLLFLAPRRRAAIASYQGSVSQPEPVVVEKLNKEPLLVEYGKSFFPVLFIVLVLRSFLVEPFQIPSGSMKPTLDVGDFILVNKFSYGIRLPVIDKKIIEVGDPQRGDVMVFRYPSDPNVNYIKRVVGLPGDTVRYTADKRLLVNGESIAEQLVGSEPGTLGSAELYKEKLGAAEHLIRKEMSRYRATPDHTWTVPAGHYFMMGDNRDNSNDSRYWDDPNIPKDLLGMVPDQNIVGKAFAVWMSWPEPKLSHLPNFSRVGLIK; encoded by the coding sequence ATGTCACTAAATTTCCCGCTGTTGCTGGTCATCGCCGTGTTGGTCTGCGGCCTGTTGGCGTTGCTCGATCTGCTGTTCCTGGCGCCGCGCCGGCGTGCTGCCATTGCCTCTTATCAAGGCAGTGTCAGCCAGCCCGAGCCCGTTGTGGTCGAGAAGCTGAACAAAGAGCCGTTGCTGGTTGAATACGGCAAGTCGTTCTTTCCGGTGCTGTTCATCGTGCTGGTGCTGCGTTCGTTCCTGGTGGAACCGTTCCAGATCCCGTCCGGCTCGATGAAACCGACTCTGGACGTGGGCGACTTCATTCTGGTGAACAAGTTTTCTTACGGGATCCGCCTGCCGGTGATCGACAAGAAAATCATCGAAGTCGGTGATCCGCAGCGTGGCGATGTGATGGTGTTCCGCTACCCGAGCGACCCGAACGTCAACTACATCAAGCGTGTAGTCGGTCTGCCGGGCGATACGGTGCGTTACACCGCCGACAAGCGTCTGTTGGTCAATGGCGAGTCGATTGCCGAGCAACTGGTCGGCTCCGAGCCGGGCACGCTGGGCAGCGCGGAACTCTACAAGGAAAAACTCGGCGCTGCCGAGCACCTGATCCGCAAGGAAATGAGCCGCTACCGCGCTACGCCGGACCATACCTGGACCGTGCCGGCCGGGCACTACTTCATGATGGGCGACAACCGCGACAACTCCAACGACAGTCGCTACTGGGATGACCCGAACATTCCCAAGGATCTGCTGGGCATGGTTCCCGACCAGAATATCGTCGGCAAAGCCTTCGCTGTCTGGATGAGCTGGCCGGAACCGAAACTCAGCCACCTGCCGAATTTCTCGCGGGTTGGCCTGATCAAGTAA
- the rnc gene encoding ribonuclease III: protein MSVSLSRLERQLGYTFKDQELMLLALTHRSFAGRNNERLEFLGDAILNFVAGEALFDRFPLAREGQLSRLRARLVKGETLAVLARGFDLGDYLRLGSGELKSGGFRRESILADALEALIGAIYLDAGMDVARERVLAWLAGEFEGLTLVDTNKDPKTRLQEHLQSRGCELPRYEVVDIQGEPHCRTFFVECEVVLLNEKSRGQGVSRRIAEQVAAAAALIALGVENGND from the coding sequence GTGAGCGTTTCTCTAAGCCGTCTCGAGCGCCAGCTCGGTTACACCTTCAAGGATCAGGAGCTGATGCTGCTGGCCCTCACGCACCGCAGCTTTGCCGGGCGTAACAACGAACGCCTGGAATTCCTCGGCGATGCCATCCTCAACTTCGTCGCCGGCGAGGCGCTGTTCGATCGCTTCCCGCTGGCCCGCGAAGGCCAGTTGTCGCGTTTGCGCGCACGCCTGGTGAAGGGTGAGACACTGGCCGTGCTGGCCCGTGGTTTCGACTTGGGCGACTACCTGCGTCTGGGCTCGGGCGAACTGAAAAGCGGTGGCTTCCGTCGCGAATCGATTCTGGCCGATGCCCTCGAAGCGCTGATCGGTGCGATCTACCTCGATGCCGGCATGGACGTCGCTCGCGAGCGCGTACTGGCATGGCTGGCCGGTGAGTTCGAAGGCCTGACGCTGGTCGACACCAACAAGGATCCCAAGACCCGTCTGCAGGAACATCTGCAATCGCGCGGTTGCGAACTGCCACGCTACGAAGTGGTGGATATCCAAGGTGAGCCGCACTGCCGTACCTTCTTCGTCGAGTGCGAAGTGGTCTTATTGAATGAAAAAAGCCGAGGTCAGGGTGTGAGCCGTCGTATCGCCGAACAGGTAGCGGCCGCCGCAGCACTGATTGCCCTGGGCGTGGAGAATGGCAATGACTGA
- the era gene encoding GTPase Era, which produces MTDTNATRCGYVAIVGRPNVGKSTLLNHILGQKLAITSRKPQTTRHNMLGIKTEGDVQAIYVDTPGMHKGGEKALNRYMNKTASAALKDVDVVIFVVDRTKWTEEDQMVLERVQYVTGPLIVALNKTDRIEDKAELMPHLSWLQEQLPNAQIIPISAQHGHNLDALEKVIADHLPENDHFFPEDQITDRSSRFLAAELVREKIMRQMGAELPYQITVEIEEFKQQGKTLHIHALILVERDGQKKIIIGDKGERIKRIGTEARKDMELLFDSKIMLNLWVKVKGGWSDDERALRSLGYGDL; this is translated from the coding sequence ATGACTGATACAAACGCAACTCGCTGTGGCTACGTTGCCATCGTCGGCCGTCCCAACGTCGGCAAATCGACGTTGCTGAACCACATCCTCGGCCAGAAGCTCGCGATCACCTCGCGCAAGCCGCAGACCACCCGCCACAACATGCTCGGGATCAAGACCGAGGGTGACGTGCAGGCGATCTACGTCGACACCCCCGGCATGCACAAGGGTGGCGAAAAGGCCCTGAACCGCTACATGAACAAAACCGCTTCGGCGGCGTTGAAAGACGTCGACGTGGTGATCTTCGTGGTTGATCGCACCAAGTGGACCGAAGAGGACCAGATGGTGCTGGAGCGCGTGCAGTACGTGACCGGCCCGCTGATCGTCGCGCTGAACAAGACCGACCGCATCGAAGACAAGGCCGAGCTGATGCCGCACCTGTCGTGGTTGCAGGAACAGCTGCCGAACGCGCAGATCATCCCGATTTCCGCGCAGCACGGGCACAACCTCGACGCGCTGGAAAAGGTCATCGCCGATCACCTGCCGGAGAACGATCACTTCTTCCCGGAAGACCAGATCACCGACCGTAGCAGCCGTTTCCTCGCCGCCGAACTGGTGCGCGAGAAAATCATGCGTCAGATGGGCGCCGAGCTGCCGTACCAGATCACCGTCGAGATCGAAGAGTTCAAGCAGCAGGGCAAGACCCTGCACATCCACGCGCTGATCCTCGTCGAGCGTGACGGGCAGAAGAAGATCATCATTGGTGACAAGGGCGAGCGCATCAAACGCATCGGCACCGAAGCGCGCAAGGACATGGAGCTGCTGTTCGACTCCAAGATCATGCTCAACCTGTGGGTCAAGGTGAAGGGCGGCTGGTCCGACGACGAGCGTGCTTTGCGTTCGCTGGGTTACGGCGACCTGTAA
- the recO gene encoding DNA repair protein RecO — protein sequence MSQTPPPAQLAYVLHSRAYRETSALVDFLTPQGRLRAVLRSARGKAGTLARPFVPLEVEFRGKGELKNVGRMESAGNATWMVGEALFSGLYLNELLIRLLPAEDPHPAVFDHYAATLLALAEGRPLEPLLRSFEWRLLDDLGYGFSLNTDIHSEPVAPDGLYRLQVDAGLERVFLLQPGLFNGTELLAMAEADWTAPGALSAAKRLMRQALAVHLGGRPLVSRELFRKP from the coding sequence ATGTCGCAAACCCCACCTCCCGCCCAGCTCGCCTACGTCCTGCATTCGCGCGCCTACCGCGAAACCAGCGCGCTGGTCGACTTCCTCACGCCGCAAGGGCGGCTGCGGGCGGTGTTGCGCAGTGCGCGGGGCAAGGCCGGGACACTGGCGCGGCCATTCGTGCCGCTGGAAGTCGAGTTTCGTGGCAAGGGTGAATTGAAGAACGTCGGGCGCATGGAAAGTGCCGGCAATGCGACCTGGATGGTCGGCGAGGCGCTGTTCAGCGGCCTCTATCTCAACGAATTGTTGATCCGCCTGCTGCCCGCCGAAGACCCGCACCCGGCGGTGTTCGACCATTACGCTGCAACACTGCTGGCCCTGGCCGAAGGTCGCCCGCTGGAGCCACTACTGCGTTCTTTCGAATGGCGCCTGTTGGACGATCTCGGTTACGGCTTCTCCCTGAATACCGATATCCACAGCGAACCGGTCGCGCCGGACGGTCTGTATCGTCTGCAAGTGGACGCCGGACTTGAGCGGGTGTTTCTGTTGCAGCCGGGCCTGTTCAACGGCACCGAGCTGCTGGCCATGGCCGAAGCCGACTGGACCGCGCCCGGCGCACTGTCGGCGGCCAAGCGCCTGATGCGTCAGGCACTGGCCGTGCACTTGGGCGGTCGCCCCCTCGTCAGCCGCGAGCTATTTCGCAAGCCCTGA
- the pdxJ gene encoding pyridoxine 5'-phosphate synthase, which produces MTTSNRILLGVNIDHVATLRQARGTRYPDPVKAALDAEEAGADGITVHLREDRRHIQERDVLLLKDVLQTRMNFEMGVTEEMMAFAERIRPAHICLVPETRQELTTEGGLDVAGQEERIRAAVERLSKIGSEVSLFIDADERQIAASKRVGAPAIELHTGRYADAETPTEVAEELKRVADGVAFGLAQGLIVNAGHGLHYHNVEAVAAIKGINELNIGHALVAHALFVGFKSAVSEMKALILAAAKP; this is translated from the coding sequence GTGACCACCAGCAATCGCATTCTTCTTGGCGTGAACATCGACCACGTTGCCACCCTGCGTCAGGCCCGTGGCACACGCTACCCGGATCCGGTCAAGGCAGCGCTGGACGCGGAAGAGGCGGGCGCCGACGGCATCACCGTGCACTTGCGTGAAGACCGCCGGCACATTCAGGAGCGCGACGTGCTGCTGCTCAAGGATGTGCTGCAGACCCGCATGAATTTCGAAATGGGCGTCACCGAAGAAATGATGGCGTTCGCCGAACGCATCCGTCCGGCGCACATCTGCCTCGTCCCGGAAACCCGTCAGGAACTGACCACTGAAGGCGGTCTGGATGTAGCGGGGCAGGAAGAACGCATCAGGGCAGCGGTCGAGCGCCTGTCGAAGATCGGCAGCGAGGTGTCGCTGTTCATCGATGCTGACGAACGTCAGATCGCTGCGTCGAAGCGCGTTGGTGCGCCGGCCATCGAACTGCATACCGGGCGTTACGCCGATGCCGAAACCCCGACTGAAGTTGCTGAAGAATTGAAGCGTGTGGCCGACGGCGTAGCGTTTGGTCTGGCGCAGGGCCTGATCGTCAACGCCGGGCATGGCCTGCATTATCACAACGTCGAAGCCGTGGCGGCGATCAAAGGCATCAACGAATTGAACATCGGCCATGCGCTGGTGGCGCATGCGTTGTTCGTGGGCTTCAAGTCGGCAGTGTCCGAGATGAAAGCGCTGATTCTGGCTGCCGCCAAGCCCTAA
- the mltF gene encoding membrane-bound lytic murein transglycosylase MltF, with amino-acid sequence MFFPTALRPRYAKWLIATGLFLMLGGCVDKPNTLERVKEDGVLRVITRNSPATYFQDRSGETGFEYELVKRFADDLGVELKIETADNLDDLFNQIGKPNGPVLAAAGLVSSEDRKKQVRFSHSYLEVTPQIIYRNGQSRPTDPGDLVGKKIMVLKGSTHAEQLAELKKKFPGIEYEESDAVEVVDLLRMVDEGQIDLTLVDSNEVAMNQVYFTNIRVAFDLGDARSQSWAVAAGEDNSLLNEINAYLDKVQKNGTLQRLKDRYYGHVDVLGYMGATTFAQHLQQRLPKYEQHFKTYAKKEKVDWRLLAAIGYQESLWQPAVTSKTGVRGLMMLTQNTAQAMGVSNRLDPKQSIMGGAKYLAYMKDQLDESIQEPDRTWFALAAYNVGSGHLDDARKLASREGLNPDKWLDVKKMLPRLSQKQWYSKTRYGYARGGEPVHFVANIRRYYDILTWVTQPQLEGDQVAEGNLHVPGIDKSKPAQEPAPL; translated from the coding sequence ATGTTTTTCCCAACGGCTTTGCGTCCGCGGTACGCCAAATGGCTGATCGCAACCGGACTCTTCCTGATGCTCGGTGGCTGTGTTGATAAACCCAACACACTCGAGCGCGTAAAGGAGGATGGTGTGCTGCGGGTGATTACCCGTAACAGCCCCGCCACCTACTTTCAGGATCGCAGCGGTGAAACCGGCTTCGAATACGAGCTGGTGAAGCGCTTCGCCGACGATTTGGGGGTTGAACTGAAGATCGAGACCGCCGACAACCTTGATGACCTGTTCAACCAGATCGGCAAGCCGAACGGCCCGGTGCTGGCGGCGGCAGGTCTGGTCAGCAGCGAGGATCGCAAGAAGCAGGTGCGGTTCTCCCACTCCTACCTCGAAGTCACTCCGCAGATCATCTATCGCAACGGCCAGTCGCGCCCTACCGACCCGGGTGATCTGGTCGGCAAGAAAATCATGGTGCTCAAGGGCAGCACCCACGCCGAACAACTGGCGGAGCTGAAAAAGAAATTTCCGGGCATCGAATACGAAGAATCCGACGCCGTTGAAGTGGTCGACCTGTTGCGCATGGTCGATGAAGGCCAGATCGACCTGACGCTGGTCGACTCCAACGAAGTGGCGATGAACCAGGTGTACTTCACCAACATCCGCGTGGCCTTCGACCTCGGCGATGCGCGCAGCCAGAGTTGGGCGGTGGCCGCCGGCGAAGACAACAGCCTGCTCAACGAGATCAACGCCTACCTCGACAAGGTGCAGAAGAACGGCACCCTGCAGCGCCTGAAAGACCGCTATTACGGCCATGTCGATGTCCTCGGCTACATGGGCGCCACCACCTTCGCCCAGCACTTGCAGCAGCGCCTGCCCAAATACGAACAGCACTTCAAAACCTACGCCAAGAAAGAGAAAGTCGACTGGCGCCTGCTGGCGGCCATCGGTTATCAGGAATCGCTGTGGCAACCGGCAGTCACTTCGAAAACCGGCGTGCGCGGTTTGATGATGCTGACCCAGAACACCGCTCAGGCGATGGGCGTGTCGAACCGTCTCGATCCCAAGCAAAGCATCATGGGCGGCGCCAAGTACCTGGCCTACATGAAGGATCAGCTCGACGAATCGATTCAGGAGCCGGATCGCACCTGGTTTGCCCTGGCGGCGTACAACGTCGGCAGCGGTCACCTCGATGACGCACGCAAACTGGCGTCCCGCGAAGGCCTGAACCCGGACAAGTGGCTGGACGTGAAGAAGATGCTGCCGCGCCTGTCGCAGAAACAGTGGTACAGCAAGACCCGCTACGGCTACGCCCGGGGCGGCGAGCCGGTGCATTTCGTGGCGAACATCCGTCGCTACTACGACATCCTGACCTGGGTGACCCAACCGCAGCTTGAAGGCGATCAGGTGGCCGAGGGCAATCTGCATGTGCCCGGTATCGACAAGTCAAAACCGGCTCAAGAGCCTGCCCCGCTCTAA